One genomic segment of Scyliorhinus canicula chromosome 10, sScyCan1.1, whole genome shotgun sequence includes these proteins:
- the LOC119972122 gene encoding leucine-rich repeat protein soc-2-like, whose amino-acid sequence MLCCSQRQQSAFSRRELAAARKTLLQQLLAARIATDSSKQVVDSRIEFAVCLQRKGEGGLSIGRLECSYTNSLSLCSARRAPEKLWKYRMESEARSDGGKKLKLRGKELLSVPLEIFELGELQALEMSPERESCLHYRMSRLPRAIGQLANLTVLRLDTNDLRELPPEVGALHRLEVLSLSNNQLSRLPAQAEGLQSLHSLHLANNHFEELPAQVCQLRRLSFLDASDNKIKFIPADIGNLERLETLLLYFNALESLPDSICSLGSLCTLWLGKNHLRSLPSRFGQLANLEWGRSHCSSNFEDNPLESPPPEICRGGPEEISRYFAVWDE is encoded by the exons ATGCTCTGCTGCAGTCAGAGGCAGCAGAGTGCTTTCAGTCGGCGCGAACTGGCGGCAGCCAGGAAGACGCTGCTCCAGCAACTCCTGGCAGCCCGGATTGCCACAGATTCATCCAAACAAGTGGTTGACTCTCGG ATTGAATTCGCTGTCTGTCTACAAAGGAAGGGGGAGGGCGGGCTGTCCATAGGGCGCCTGGAGTGTTCCTACACCAACAGCCTGTCGCTCTGTTCAGCCAGGCGTGCGCCAGAAAAGCTCTGGAAGTACAGGATGGAGAGCGAAGCCCGCAGCGACGGCGGGAAGAAGTTAAAGCTGAGGGGCAAGGAGCTGCTGTCCGTCCCGCTGGAGATATTCGAGCTGGGGGAGCTGCAGGCGCTGGAGATGAGCCCGGAGCGGGAGAGCTGCCTGCACTACCGGATGAGCCGGCTCCCCCGCGCCATCGGCCAGCTGGCCAACCTCACCGTGCTGAGGCTGGACACCAACGACCTGAGGGAGCTGCCGCCCGAGGTAGGGGCGCTGCACCGGCTGGAGGTGCTGAGCCTCAGCAATAACCAGCTAAGCCGCCTGCCCGCCCAGGCGGAAGGGCTGCAGAGCTTGCACAGCCTGCACTTGGCCAACAATCACTTCGAGGAGCTGCCGGCCCAGGTCTGTCAGCTCCGGCGTTTGTCCTTTCTGGACGCCAGTGACAACAAGATAAAGTTCATCCCCGCCGACATCGGCAACCTGGAGCGCCTGGAGACCCTGCTGTTGTACTTTAACGCCCTGGAGAGCCTGCCCGACTCCATCTGCAGCCTCGGAAGCTTGTGCACCCTGTGGCTGGGGAAGAATCACCTCAGAAGCCTGCCCAGCCGCTTCGGGCAGCTGGCGAACTTGGAATGGGGTCGCAGCCATTGCTCCTCCAACTTCGAGGACAACCCGCtggaatccccccctcctgaaaTCTGCAGAGGTGGCCCTGAGGAGATCAGCCGCTATTTTGCTGTGTGGGATGAATGA